The DNA segment CTCACAGCCAGGGGAGGTCCGAAGGTGAGCGCAGGGGGCCTTTCCGAGAGGCGCGCCCGATGGGTCGGGGCGTTCTCGATGCTGGCCTGCGCGCTCGCGTTGCTGGCTCTGCTGATCCTCGTCAGGTCAGTGTTCGCGATGACCTATCTCAACATCCGGTTCGCGGGCGACGTCGATCCGCTGTCGAGAGCGGTCAGCTACTACGTCTTCGTCGAGAACGCCGCGCAGACCTTCGACGCCACGCTCGTCGCGGTCGCCGTCGCTACCGTCACGATCCTCGCCGGGATGGCTCAGCTCAAGGTCCGGCTCGGCGCGCTGGCCATCGTCCTGTTCGGGGTGTGGTGCGTCGCGCTCGTGCTGTGCACGCTGTTTCCCACCGACAACTCACCTCGGGTCGAGACGACGAGCGGCTGGATCCACCAGTTCGCGGGCGCTTCGCTGTTCGCGACCCTCCCGCTCGCCGGGCTCGCGCTCGCGAGAAGCCTTGCCAGGCAAGCCGAATGGGCCCGCGTGGCCCGTATCCTGCGCGGGCTCGCGCTCGGCAGCGTCGTTCTCGCGCTGGGGTATCTCGTCACCCGGCTTCCCGACCTGATGATGTGGTGGCAGTTCCCGGGCCCGCTCGACTGGCGGGCCATCTCGGGGCTGATCCAGCGTGCCCTGTTCGCGCTCGAACTCGCCATGCTGATCCTGCTGGCGATCCGGTTGCTCAGGGTTTCGCTGGCGCGACTGCGGGCGGGGAGGAGTCAGGAGAGCCGCGAGGCCGAGGTGAGCGCGCCGTGATTCTCGTAGCCATCGTCTGTGCGGTTCTCGGGGCGGTCTGTAGCGCGATCGGCGCGCAGTTGCAGCACGCGGGAGTCAGGGCCGAAACGGCGGAAAGCAAGCTGACCTTGCGCAAGCTCGGCAGGCTCGTGCGCAATCCCGCGTGGTTGCGCGGTTTCGGCGTGCTGTTCGCCTGCGCCGTACTCCAGATCGCGGCGCTCACCTTCGCTCCGGTGACCGTGGTCGCCCCCATCGTGGTGCTCGCGCTGCCCATGGTCGCGTTGCTCAACGCGCGGGAACTCGACGTGGCCGGCTGGATCGCCGTCGCCGCGACCACGGCGGCCATCGCGTTGTTCGTCTCCCGCACGGCAGGGGAGTCCATCGAGAGGGAGATACCGGCCAGGTCGGTGCTCGCCGCCGCGCAGTACGTCGGGCTCGGCATGGCGTTGCTGTGCCTGCTCGCCGCCGTCGGTCACGGCATCGTGCGCTGCGTGGCGCTGGCCATGGCGGCGGGCGCGGCGTACGGGCTGGTCGCGGTGCTGGTGAGGGACGTGACCTACACGGTGAGGATGGAGGGGCTGAGCCAGCTTCCCGTGGTGTCGCTCGCCGGGCTCGTTCTCGCGTTCCTCGCGGGGTCGTGGCTGATCCAGCTCGGCTACGCGAGCGGCCCGCCCGACGTCGTCGTCGGCGCGCAGACCATGGTCAACCCCGCCGTGGCGACCGCGATCGGATTCTCGGTGCTCGGCGAGGCGTCGGGTGTCACGGGCTCTGATTTCCTGACCACGCTCGTGGTGTGCGGCGCCGTCGCCGTCACCGGGATCATCGTGCTGGCCAGGCATCATCCGGATGCCATCGAGCGCAGGAGACTACGACGCGAGGCTCCACAGTCGTGACTCCAGGTAGTCGGAAACTACGTAGAGGATTCAAGTTTCGGGCCAGAAACTTGAATCGCCGTAGGTCTGATTGAAGTTCGCTTGAGTGCGACCCGTTGTGATTCAAGTTTTGGCCCTGAAACTTTAATGCTACCTGGCAGTGTTCAAGTATCAGGCCCTAAACTTTAACCATGGATCTGGACGCTCTTGGGGAGTCTCCCGTCGGACAGTTGGTGCCCATTGCGTTGCCGCCGTCCGGCATGAGTGGGGAGGCCACTCGGTACTGGGCCTTCGTGCCGGATGCGCTGCCGAATGAGCCCCGGCTCGGCCTCGCGAGTCTCGATGTCTCGACGCGGGCTGCCATGGCCGTGGCTCGGCTTGACCAGGCCATGGCGCAACTGCCGAATCCCGGCCTTCTGTTGCGGCCGATCATCCGGCGGGAAGCGGTCAGTACGTCGGCGCTGGAAGGAACCTATGCGGCCTACGACGAGGTCCTCGAAGCAGACTTTCTGGAAGAGAGTCAGATGTCTGCGCCGCAGCGGGAGATTCAGAATTTCGTGCGTGCCGTCGAGGTCGCTCCTGAGTTGTTGAAAACTCGCCCGATAAGTAGAGGTGTTCTAGGTCGGCTGCAGAAGATCATCGTCAGGGAAACCGCGGGCGACACCTATGAGGCGGGTGATCTCCGCAAGAAGCAGGTCTACGTGGGTTCGAGAGGTGGTGACATCTCGCGCGCCAGGTTTGTGCCGCCGCCGCCTGGCCAGTACTTGGAGGATGGGGTCTCCTCGTGGGAAAAATGGTTGAATACGAACTCTCGTGTCCCGGTGGTCGTGCGGATGGCGCTTGCCCATTACCAGTTCGAGACGCTGCATCCTTTCAACGATGGAAATGGTCGTTTGGGGCGGCTTGTGGCAGTGCTGCAGCTGCTGGAGGATGGCGTGCTGAAGATGCCGGTGCTGAACATTTCGCCTTGGCTGGAACGTCGCCGCGACGACTATATCGATGGTTTGCTGGCGGTGTCGAAGACAGGCCGGTTCGATGTGTGGATCGAATTTTTCTCGACTGCCGTCCTGGAGCAGGCCGAAGAAGGTGTTCAGACAATTTCGGAGCTGCTTGAATTTCGGGAAAAAACGATCGGCAGGTTGAGGGGCGATAATGTTCGAGGATCTGCATTGCAGATCGTGGAAGGTTTGATCGGATATCCGGTTATCGATGTGCCGACCGCGCGTCGGCTGACCGGCAAGACCTTCCAGGCGGCCAATAACGCGATAGGCAACCTGGTGGAATACGGAATCCTTCGCGAGGTGACCGGCAAACAGACCAACCGGCTCTTCGCATGCGTCGATGTTCTGAACATCATCAGTCGCGGGCGGCACCGCTGACCGCATGGCCGCGCAGCGGTATCGCCGTCCGGCGAGCTGGGGGCGACATTCGCCTTGTCCGGCACGAAGGCGTCGGCCTAGCGCTGGGCCCGCAGGGTTTCGATGACCTCGTCGTCCCAGCGGTGCGTCCTGATCAACCGGTAGCGCTCGCCGGCGACCCACAGGTACGTTTCCGCCTCCGTGCGCGTGCCCACCAGGTCCGCCTGGCGCAGCATCGCCACCACCGGCACGTATTCCGACTCGTACCAGCGCGCCGCGATCGTCGCCCTGTCGAGGAAGCCGCCCTCGTCCTGCATCAGCCGGAATCCCCACGCCTCGATGTGCTCGCCGAGTTCCGCGTAGTCCCACGGATCCGACACAACGACGGCGGCGCGGGCCTCACCGGCAAGCGGCACTCTTTCGAGAAACAGCCTGCGATAGTCCTTGATCATCAGGTCGCCGCGGTACCGGATGCCGCCCGCGTCGAGCTTCGTGGTCACCCGCGTCACGTACGCCTCGATCGTGTCGAGACCGAGCGCGTGCGCCACCGAGACCCTGTGATGGCCGTCGGCGACGAAATGCAGTTCACCCACGCGGTACACCTCGATGGGCGGGATGGCCTCGCCTCGCCTGCTCGCCAGCGCGAGCCGCTCCCACCGCTGCCGCACCCTTCCCGACGTCGGCCGGAACCGCCTGTCGAAATCTCTTCCCCTGTTCACGCTGCCGACGATGGAGTCGAGCCGGATCACCCTCAGCCCGATCCGTCGCTCACCCTCCCAGCCGAGCGCTTCGATCACCTCGTCGAAGGGCAGCATGATGTTGACGTCGTCGGGTTCGCGCCTGAGCCAGTTCGACAGCCGCGACAACACCTGCCTCCGTCGCGCCCTGAGGAAATCGTGTTCGGCGTCGGCCCTGGGAAAGCCGGTGTCTCGACTGTTCACCGTGGCTCCTCAGCGTGTCGGTTCCTGATCGCGGGGACCAAGCTCAACGATGTGCGCTCCCACGACGTTGCGCACCCTGGTCGGCCCCATCCGGTGCTCGGCGACCCGCTCGCCGTGCGGATGGATGTGGCCGTGCAGCAGCCATCTCGGCCTGAGCCTGCGCACCGTGCGGTGCAGGCAGTCGAATCCCTGGTGTGCGGGATCCGGCCGGTCGCCAACGCCTCGCGGCGGTGCGTGACACAGCAACACGTCGACTCTCGGTGAGAGACTGCCCGCCCGCAAGCCTTTCCACAGCGCCTTGCGCACGAGCGTGCGAGCCCTGCGGGCCTGCTGCCGCTGCGTCCACTGATTGGGGCCAGGCCGGTAGCGCGGAGAACCACCGAGACCGGCGACGCGGATGCCGGCGACGTCGACGACGCGAGCATCGGCGTTGCCGCCGCCAAGGGGACCCGGCCAGGTGACGGGAAATCCGGCGCGCAGCGTCAGTCCGCGAAACCGTGTGAAGCCGCTCAGATCGGGATCGTGGTTGCCGGGCACGAACACGAGCGGGCAGTCGAGCGATCCCGCGAGATGGTCGAGGTAGTCGAACGGCAGATCACCTGCCGCGAGCACGAGGTCGACGGAGGGGAGGGGACCGCACCCGGTCCACAACCGCTCCTCGACCTCGTCGGCGACGACAAGTGCCCTCGGCATCAGCCAAGCCTAAGCCTGGCCGGCTCGCCCGACCCGGTCGTTACTGCGGTCCGAGCGCGTACTCGGGGTTTGTCGCGATGACGGCGACCACGGCCACGATCCAGACGACGGCGGCGGTCAGTGCCCAGAACTTCAGGTTGGTCAGCATGCGGGACATGGGGACTCCTGGACGAAAATCGAAGATTCGGGAAGGGGTGGCGAGCGGGCTCTCAGAGCCAGCGGTTCTTCCGGAATATTCGGTACAGCAGCAAACAGACGAGGAGGATGACCGCGACGATCATCGGATAGCCGTAGCGCGAATGCAGCTCTGGCATGTAATCGAAGTTCATGCCGTAGATGCCGGCGAGCGCGGTGGGAACGGCGATGATCGCCGCCCACGCGGTGATCTTGCGCATGTCGGCGCTCTGCTGGAGCGTGATTTTCGCCAGCGTGGCGTCGACGAGCGTCGTGAGCAGTTCGTCGAACGACTCGACGCGTTCGGCCACCGTCGTCACGTGGTCGTGCACGTTGCGGAAGTAGGAGCGGACCTCGTCGGGCACCAGCCGGGTGTAGCCCTCGGAAAGGCGCCGCAATGGTGTCGTCAGCGGCGACACCGCACGGCGCAGTTCGAGCACCTCGCGCTTCATCAGGTAGATCTGCTCCGAGGTGACCGCGGTCCTCGGCGCGAACACCTCGGTTTCCATCTCGTCGATGTCGTCCTCGATCTTGTCCGTTACTTCGAGGAAGTGGTCGACGACGTGGTCGGCGATGGCGTGCAGCACGGAAGCGGGGCCCGGCGTGAGCCGTTCGGGGTCGCTGTCCAGTTCTCTGCGGAGATGCGCGAGGCCCGCGTGGTTTCCGTGCCGGACGGTGATGATGAAGTCCGTGCCGAGAAACGCCATCAGCTCACCGGATTCGACGATCTCGTTGGCCGTCGTCGGCGACTGGTGCTCCACGTAGCGCACCGTGCGGAACACCATGAACAACGTGTCGTCGTAGCGTTCGAGCTTCGGGCGCTGGTGCGCGTGCACCGCGTCCTCGACCGCCAGCTCGTGCAGTCCGAAGAGGTCGGCGATGTCCTGGATCTGCTCGGCGTCCGGCTGGTGAAGGCCGATCCACACGAAACCCTCGCCGCGTTTCCTGACCTCGCTGATGGCCTCGGCCGGCGTGCGTTCGCCCTGCTGCCGCACACCGTCGATGTACATCCCGCAGTCGACGACATAGGCCGAGAGCGGGACGGGGACGGGGGTGACGGCGCTGGCCGTGCGGCTGTTCGCGCGGCCTCGGCCGCGCAAACCGCCGAGCGGGCGAATGGCAGGCATGACCATCTCCTGGCTGTGACGCGTGAAGGATGACTACGCGCCGGCGGATTCCGATCCGCTCGGCACTGCCAGCGCCCCGCCGATATGCGGTAGGCCGTGCCTCAGAGGTGGTGCGGAATACCGACCACGATCGAGGGGACGCCGGCTGAACTAGGGAGCGGACTATCGCCACTACTCATCTGCGTCCTCACCTCCTCGGGTCGGCGGGTGGTGTTGCTCGCGTTGACGTGCCGAGCACCAATGGTCAAGGGTACTCCTCAACATCACCCAACGTCGCCGCAGGGCGGTGTGACGTTACCGCGAGGAGGTCCAGACGTGCAGTTCGGACGATACTTCGAGGAGTTCGATGTCGGCGCGGTCTACAAGCACTGGCCGGGAAAGACGGTCACCGAATACGACGACCATCTGTTCTGCCTGCTGACCATGAATCACCACCCGTTGCATCTCGACGCGCATTACGCGGGGGAGACGACGGACTTCGGCAAGAACGTGGTCGTCGGCAACTACATCTATTCGCTGCTGCTGGGAATGTCGGTTCCCGACGTATCGGGCAAGGCCATCGCCAACCTCGAAGTCGAGTCGCTGAAACACGTCAAACCGACGTTCCACGGCGACACCATCTACGGTGAGACGGAAGTGCTCGACAAGACGCCGTCGACGTCGAAGGACGATCGGGGAGTGGTCTACGTCGAGACCCGCGGTTACAAGCAGGACGGTCTCATCGTGTGCACGTTCCGGAGGAAAGTGATGGTTCCCAAGCGTTCCTACGGCGAGAGACGCGGCGGGGAACAACCAGGGCGCCCGGTGCCCCATGAGTGATCTCGACACGATCAAACACCGGCTTCGCCGGTTCGCCGAACACGACGCGAACGGTGTTTCGCCGCTGTACGAGCATCTGGCCGCCCAAGCCGCCGACGACGACGAGGTCGCCTCGCTGCTGACGGCGGCGCAAGGGGAAGAGGCACATCCGACGCTGCTGCTCGCCGCGGCACACCGGCTCGTGCAGGCCGATCCCATCCACCCGTTGTCGCGGTATTACCCCTCACTCGGCGGTTTCGACGGCGTCGACAGCCAGACCTGGCCGCTGTTCCGCGAGTTTCTGCTCGAACGGGCGGACAAGGTTCGTGATCTCGTCGGGAGCCGGTTCACGCAGACCAACGAGGTCCGCAGGGCGGCCGTGCTGTACCCGGCGATCGCGATGGTCGCCAAACAGGCGCGCGGCAAGGTCGGCCTCCTCGAAGTGGGCTGTAGCGCCGGGCTTTTGCTTGGCCTGGACCGGTTCTCCTACCAGTACCAGTGCGATGGTGGTGAGCAGATCACCGCCGGACCTGCCAAGACACCCGTCGGCCTTCACTGCGCGCTGGAACTCGGCGAGGGCGCCGTAACCCCCAAGGTGCCCAAGAAACTGACCGTCGGCGCCAAGGTGGGACTCGACCGCTCGCCCGTCGACGCCGCCGACGAGGACGAACTGGCCTGGCTCGAAGCGTGTGTGTGGGCCGATCAGCCCGATCGCATCCGGTTGTTGCGTACGGCGGCAGCCGCGCAGCGCAAGGACGTGCCCGAACTGGTCGAGGGGGACGCGGTCGACGACCTGGCGAGGGCAGCGGCGCGCGTTCCCGCCGAACTGCCGCTCGTCGTCTTCACCAGTCACCTGCTCGCCTACTTCTCCGTTCAGCGTAGGCAGGACTTCGTCTCGGCGCTCGCGCGACTCGCCTCCGACCGTCCACTGTGGTGGGTCATGCTGGACGGCTACGAGGTCGGGCTCTCGCACGTCCTCCCGGGAAGGGACGAACTCGCCTTCGCGCGGACCGCGCAGGCGACCCTGGGCGTCGCCAAGTGGGATGGCGGTACGGCGCAGGGGCAGGCGCTGGCGCTCGCGGGAGCGCACGGGCAGCGGATGACCTGGCTCGCCGGGTAGCGTTTTCCGCCTTTCGTTCGACTCGCGAGTCTTGTGACCGGCGTCCCCGATCGAGAAGGATGTGTGAATGGGCGCCGCCGACGACACCTGGTACACGCCGCTGACCCCGCTGGCGTTCCTCGAACGCTCGGCCGAGGTGTTCGCCGACAAGGTCGCGATCTCCTACGGCGACCGGAAGGTGAGCTACCGCGAGTTCGCCGACGAGGTCACCAGGGTCGCTCACGGGCTGAGGGCGGCGGGAGTCGGGCCCGGCGACCGGGTGGCGTACCTGCTGCCCAACATCCCGGAGATGCTTGTCGCGCACTTCGCCGTTCCGCTGGCCGGCGGGGTGCTCGTCGCGATCAACACGAGGCTGGCTCCGGCCGAGATCCGCTACATCCTCGAACACTCGGGGGCCAAGGTGCTCGTCGTCGACTCGGCGCTGCACCGCTCGCTGCCGGAGCGCTCGCCGGTGACCGAGATCGTGACCGTCACCGATCCCGCGACAGGGGTCGCGCCCGACCCGGCCGTCGGCGGGATCTCCTACGCCGGTCTGCTCGCCCTCGGCGGTGACGAACCGCTCCCGTGGACCGTCGCCGACGAACGCTCCACCATCTCCATCAACTACACCTCGGGCACGACGGGCAGGCCGAAGGGTGTGATGTACCACCACAGGGGCGCCTACTTGAACTCGCTCGCCGAGGTCATCCACTCGGCGCACAGCCCAGGTTCGCGATATCTGTGGACGCTGCCGATGTTCCATTGCAACGGCTGGTGCACCCCGTGGGCGGTCACGGCGGCCGGTGGCACGCACGTGTGCCTACGCGCGATCGACGCGGGCGAGATCTGGCGCCTGCTTGACGAGGAAGGCGTCACCCACCTCAACGGGGCGCCCACGGTGCTCAACACGATCGCCAACCACGACGGCGCTCACCCGCTTTCCCGTGAGGTCGTCGTGACGACGGCGGGTGCCCCGCCGAGCCCGACCGTCATCAAGCGGATGTCGGCGCTTGGCGCCCGGCTGGTTCACGTGTACGGACTCACCGAGACCTACGGGCCCTACACCGTGTGCGAGTGGCAGGACGGCTGGCTCAGGCTCGACGTCGAGGAGCGCAGCGGGCTGCTGGCGAGGCAGGGGGTCGGCATGGTCGTCACCGACGGGGTGAGGGTCGTCGCCGACGACATGACCGACGTGCCGAGGGACGGCGTCACGATGGGCGAGGTCGTCATGCGCGGCAACAACGTGATGTCTGGCTACTTCGGCGACCCCGAGGCGACCGCGCACGCGTTCAGGGGCGGCTGGTTTCACTCGGGTGACCTCGGCGTGTGG comes from the Prauserella marina genome and includes:
- a CDS encoding DUF998 domain-containing protein, with product MSAGGLSERRARWVGAFSMLACALALLALLILVRSVFAMTYLNIRFAGDVDPLSRAVSYYVFVENAAQTFDATLVAVAVATVTILAGMAQLKVRLGALAIVLFGVWCVALVLCTLFPTDNSPRVETTSGWIHQFAGASLFATLPLAGLALARSLARQAEWARVARILRGLALGSVVLALGYLVTRLPDLMMWWQFPGPLDWRAISGLIQRALFALELAMLILLAIRLLRVSLARLRAGRSQESREAEVSAP
- a CDS encoding DMT family transporter codes for the protein MILVAIVCAVLGAVCSAIGAQLQHAGVRAETAESKLTLRKLGRLVRNPAWLRGFGVLFACAVLQIAALTFAPVTVVAPIVVLALPMVALLNARELDVAGWIAVAATTAAIALFVSRTAGESIEREIPARSVLAAAQYVGLGMALLCLLAAVGHGIVRCVALAMAAGAAYGLVAVLVRDVTYTVRMEGLSQLPVVSLAGLVLAFLAGSWLIQLGYASGPPDVVVGAQTMVNPAVATAIGFSVLGEASGVTGSDFLTTLVVCGAVAVTGIIVLARHHPDAIERRRLRREAPQS
- a CDS encoding Fic family protein translates to MDLDALGESPVGQLVPIALPPSGMSGEATRYWAFVPDALPNEPRLGLASLDVSTRAAMAVARLDQAMAQLPNPGLLLRPIIRREAVSTSALEGTYAAYDEVLEADFLEESQMSAPQREIQNFVRAVEVAPELLKTRPISRGVLGRLQKIIVRETAGDTYEAGDLRKKQVYVGSRGGDISRARFVPPPPGQYLEDGVSSWEKWLNTNSRVPVVVRMALAHYQFETLHPFNDGNGRLGRLVAVLQLLEDGVLKMPVLNISPWLERRRDDYIDGLLAVSKTGRFDVWIEFFSTAVLEQAEEGVQTISELLEFREKTIGRLRGDNVRGSALQIVEGLIGYPVIDVPTARRLTGKTFQAANNAIGNLVEYGILREVTGKQTNRLFACVDVLNIISRGRHR
- a CDS encoding ParB N-terminal domain-containing protein, which gives rise to MNSRDTGFPRADAEHDFLRARRRQVLSRLSNWLRREPDDVNIMLPFDEVIEALGWEGERRIGLRVIRLDSIVGSVNRGRDFDRRFRPTSGRVRQRWERLALASRRGEAIPPIEVYRVGELHFVADGHHRVSVAHALGLDTIEAYVTRVTTKLDAGGIRYRGDLMIKDYRRLFLERVPLAGEARAAVVVSDPWDYAELGEHIEAWGFRLMQDEGGFLDRATIAARWYESEYVPVVAMLRQADLVGTRTEAETYLWVAGERYRLIRTHRWDDEVIETLRAQR
- a CDS encoding metallophosphoesterase family protein encodes the protein MPRALVVADEVEERLWTGCGPLPSVDLVLAAGDLPFDYLDHLAGSLDCPLVFVPGNHDPDLSGFTRFRGLTLRAGFPVTWPGPLGGGNADARVVDVAGIRVAGLGGSPRYRPGPNQWTQRQQARRARTLVRKALWKGLRAGSLSPRVDVLLCHAPPRGVGDRPDPAHQGFDCLHRTVRRLRPRWLLHGHIHPHGERVAEHRMGPTRVRNVVGAHIVELGPRDQEPTR
- a CDS encoding magnesium and cobalt transport protein CorA, yielding MPAIRPLGGLRGRGRANSRTASAVTPVPVPLSAYVVDCGMYIDGVRQQGERTPAEAISEVRKRGEGFVWIGLHQPDAEQIQDIADLFGLHELAVEDAVHAHQRPKLERYDDTLFMVFRTVRYVEHQSPTTANEIVESGELMAFLGTDFIITVRHGNHAGLAHLRRELDSDPERLTPGPASVLHAIADHVVDHFLEVTDKIEDDIDEMETEVFAPRTAVTSEQIYLMKREVLELRRAVSPLTTPLRRLSEGYTRLVPDEVRSYFRNVHDHVTTVAERVESFDELLTTLVDATLAKITLQQSADMRKITAWAAIIAVPTALAGIYGMNFDYMPELHSRYGYPMIVAVILLVCLLLYRIFRKNRWL
- a CDS encoding MaoC family dehydratase, which gives rise to MQFGRYFEEFDVGAVYKHWPGKTVTEYDDHLFCLLTMNHHPLHLDAHYAGETTDFGKNVVVGNYIYSLLLGMSVPDVSGKAIANLEVESLKHVKPTFHGDTIYGETEVLDKTPSTSKDDRGVVYVETRGYKQDGLIVCTFRRKVMVPKRSYGERRGGEQPGRPVPHE
- a CDS encoding DUF2332 domain-containing protein, which gives rise to MSDLDTIKHRLRRFAEHDANGVSPLYEHLAAQAADDDEVASLLTAAQGEEAHPTLLLAAAHRLVQADPIHPLSRYYPSLGGFDGVDSQTWPLFREFLLERADKVRDLVGSRFTQTNEVRRAAVLYPAIAMVAKQARGKVGLLEVGCSAGLLLGLDRFSYQYQCDGGEQITAGPAKTPVGLHCALELGEGAVTPKVPKKLTVGAKVGLDRSPVDAADEDELAWLEACVWADQPDRIRLLRTAAAAQRKDVPELVEGDAVDDLARAAARVPAELPLVVFTSHLLAYFSVQRRQDFVSALARLASDRPLWWVMLDGYEVGLSHVLPGRDELAFARTAQATLGVAKWDGGTAQGQALALAGAHGQRMTWLAG
- a CDS encoding acyl--CoA ligase family protein; its protein translation is MGAADDTWYTPLTPLAFLERSAEVFADKVAISYGDRKVSYREFADEVTRVAHGLRAAGVGPGDRVAYLLPNIPEMLVAHFAVPLAGGVLVAINTRLAPAEIRYILEHSGAKVLVVDSALHRSLPERSPVTEIVTVTDPATGVAPDPAVGGISYAGLLALGGDEPLPWTVADERSTISINYTSGTTGRPKGVMYHHRGAYLNSLAEVIHSAHSPGSRYLWTLPMFHCNGWCTPWAVTAAGGTHVCLRAIDAGEIWRLLDEEGVTHLNGAPTVLNTIANHDGAHPLSREVVVTTAGAPPSPTVIKRMSALGARLVHVYGLTETYGPYTVCEWQDGWLRLDVEERSGLLARQGVGMVVTDGVRVVADDMTDVPRDGVTMGEVVMRGNNVMSGYFGDPEATAHAFRGGWFHSGDLGVWHPDGYIELRDRAKDIIVSGGENISTIEVEAALDSHPAVLEVAVVGVPHEKWGERPKAYVVLRKDPESAGTTEEELLGHVRGLIAGYKVPEVVEFVAELPKTSTGKIQKFQLRERDWAGQATRVKG